The window CTCGGTCTTCTTTGGCAGAAGGACAGCCTGGATGTTGGGTAGGACACCGCCCTGTGCAATAGTCACTCCGCCAAGGAGTTTGTTGAGCTCCTCGTCGTTGCGGACGGCGAGCTGCAAATGGCGGGGGATGATCCTTGTTTTCTTATTGTCGCGAGCTGCGTTGCCGGCTAACTCCAAGATTTCAGCAGTCAAGTACTCGAGCACTGCCGCCAGGTAGACAGGAGCGCCGGCACCGATACGCTCGCCGTAGTTGCCTTTGCGGAGCAGCCTGTGGACACGACCCACCGGGAACTGTAGCCCGGCCCGGGATGATCGGGTCTTAGCCTTGACTCTAGCCTTGCCGCCGGTTTTGCCGCGTCCAGACATGATTCAATTGAGAGATAAGTGACTCGATGACTATCGAACGAGGGAACAGACACTATATACGCAAGACTGCTGCTCAGTGATTGGTTAGCTGAAGCGGGAAAAGGTTCGGCCAATCAGAAAATGGCTACTCCAACGGCacataaaacaaatgtgcatatcagtggtgggggttaaactatggaatttgctttacaatgagataaaagattgtaaaaatatattccaattgaaaaaaatatatataaagacagaacaataagatcatatggacagccataagtgtttacattttgctttacatttattattttatttatgttttgcctggttttgtatttgttttgtatcatcccatgAGGCgtatattacttttattttttttgttcggtttgtacttcatgaagttttgcacttgttgtgtttttttgtatgtttttttgtttgttttcgttttATTTGGATGTGATtgttggtttatatatatatatatatatatatatatatatatacattatatatatatatatatatatatatatatatatatatatatatatatatatatatatatatatatatatatatctatatcattaagtaagactacgtattattttgaagggggcaggaaaatataagatttttcttcatcctgctccttctcaggcattggtgtgtacatGTATAATTGAACAATTGTGGTAtagttgtctatcgatcaaagatgcacatcaatgaaggcgataaataaaaatgaatgaatggaaaaAAACATGACGTCAAACCATTAGTACTCAAAGTAGTTTGGAAATAATCATTTATGCTTTACCATAACATTACAAATGATGGTGATACCCTGGATGTTGTCACGGAGAACTTTGCATGATAAAAATATGTACTTGCTCAATACTAAAAGCCAGAAATGTATTGTCATGATATTAAACAATATACTTTTTGAATaagtctttttattgtcattctatAAAACCAATATGCtctgtataataaaaaaaacaactattcaatagtgatttttatgttttaattCGACACATATGCAATATGTTGTTGACTGGGAGGACCACTCAAAGAAGAATCAATTAGTTCCCTTGATTGCCTTACCTTCTTAAATGATGTCATATATACCCCCACTGATCATTGTACTCAATCTTACTTAGGGTACGATAAATACTAGCTGATGAGAATGATATGTTCCATGTTTTtctgtttattttcacaaatgtGTTAATCATACGGTTACTATTGGCGgatccggtaccggtccgtgacgcatttgctaccgggtcgcagagaaacatttaatattttgtaaatgactgcattttctccgacttcacTTTCACCTATcacattagaccaggggtcggcaacccaaaatgttgaaagagccatattggaccaaaaaacaaatctgtctcgagccgcaaaaaattaaaagcctcatATTAgcccttataatgaaggcaatgttaactatattagcctactatcaaaatgactaagtaTGCTACAAATACATATTAAACATTCatgattaaatgtttattttccctGGAACGAATGACGCACCACGTGACAACTCTGCTGTACGATGGTGCTTTAAGTTCAACTTCCACTACAATATTAATCTGTTATGTTTCATTGCGTTGATTAAATTATAGAAATCCAATAAATAAATCAGATTTTTGATGTCATTTTTATTTAGAGGATTGGAAAaaacctgtgatgaggtggcgacttgtccagggtgtaccccgccttccgcccgattgtagctgagataggctccagcgccccccgcgaccccaaagggaataagcggtagaaaatggatggatgaatggatggattggaaaaaacaacaacaaaatggaaTGTGCATAATAGGGTTCATAACAGCGCTGTCTGTTCAATATCGATCACATCACATGACTCATCACAGGCAATTGAGAATGCCGGGTCTGCATTAATGgaactaattaattaattagaaTGTTTGCCCTCTTACAGaaactatataaaaaaattaaaaaaaatcccccccatctttttccattttcacacatggTTGAAAAAGCCTAGGGAGCCACTAaaacggcactaaagagccgcaagcGGCTCCAGAGCCcccggttgccgacccccgcactGGAGACACCTGTtcgctgtcatttccaaagctcaacaAAACTGCCTTGCTGgatttaaacacactataagaggaattactgtatgtttgaacgtaaacgtgctatttttactcaacattaataaaattACATCAAAATGGGTTTTGCGACACTCCCGCCAGCgacaatgacagtcagctgttttggatatgatCGCTGGGGGGAACCACCAACTTTGAcatgtgtcataagaaaggtgcaacattatctcatgtttttaGTCCTTATTTAACGATAAATCATGAATCACAAtctattcagtggcctagtggttagagcagacctgggcattctgcggccgcgggccacatccggctctttgtgcgtccctgtccggcccgtgtgaggccaatcataaattacaaaataaatttaaaaaagtatctatgtcgagtgtgcaatacaacggtgctgcttttgttttgtaaagcattatttgtattatttctgtGTGGACGTATGcacgtgcgtgattgtgagtgaatgtgaacagctgcaatcacaaattacaaaataaagttgaaaaaacatctatgtcgtgcgcgcaatacaactgtgctgcttttattttgaaaagtgttatttatgggcgtatgtccgtgtgtaacctgtgagtgaaggtgcacagcggcaagtgatgcacggttactcccgagacgctaaaaagagaaaagttgatgacgaatgccgtgttttcaacaagacatggactgccaagcaacgttccctctaaggtgcgcgcctgcgcaattgcgcactactcaagcgtcctctgcgcacagcaaatatatgccgcgcaccaaatcaaacaaattctaaacaaaataaacacatttattctgtgtaattttgcaatgcaactctgagtgacagtgacaacaagcgttCAATTGAActccgttcaattattgtaacgtccatcgaggtgcttcgaggacaggaattgtatcgatcactttattgagcaaaactgtttatatttggccataaccacaccaaaaacatgagtaaaaaacttctatctggaaaaactagtcattttctgccgtacaaaccaggccaaaaccaacttgtcatctgtcaccaacacgcatagcactaagctactcgtgcgtttatggccacacaaaaagtcggacaactcaaacaccacacaaagttacactatgattcCTCAGTCATATGTGtatttattctactgtcatttattattaatgttaatttatttatattaatcatagaatgctgttactagagaaagttacaggaatgcacacttcatcctatgcttacatttcattgtgcaacatgaggatatttaaggggaactaaatgtgatctctgaaaggggtacaaatgatttccaaagcagtgctttttgtataaagttaagttaggttaaatgaaaatattattattattattaattattattattattattattattattatttatcttacggtatacatcaaaaataatattgagcaaaattaaattgaaatattgtcgatgtggccctccagcagtgtttgggttgctcatgcggcccccggtaaaaattaattgcccacccctgggttagtccgccctgagatcgataggttgtgagttcaaaccccaccccgagtcataccaaagactataaaaatgggacccattacctccctgcttgacactcagcatcaaaggttggaattgggggttaaatcaacaaaaattattcccgggtgcggcaccgctgctgccca of the Nerophis lumbriciformis linkage group LG32, RoL_Nlum_v2.1, whole genome shotgun sequence genome contains:
- the LOC133574467 gene encoding histone H2A-like, with the translated sequence MSGRGKTGGKARVKAKTRSSRAGLQFPVGRVHRLLRKGNYGERIGAGAPVYLAAVLEYLTAEILELAGNAARDNKKTRIIPRHLQLAVRNDEELNKLLGGVTIAQGGVLPNIQAVLLPKKTEKAAKK